The following DNA comes from Elusimicrobiota bacterium.
CCCCCCAAGAGAAAAAACATTGGAAAAATAAATTCCGCCATTTAGCTCCCATTGTTCATGTTCTCTCAGATATTGAACTGGCCCACGAACTCGCCTTTGGAAAAAACCCGGGCATTGTGCTCAATGCGGGAACAGGATCCATTGCCTTTGGACGATCTCAAAAGGGGAAAACCGCTCGAACGGGAGGCTTGGGCCCTCTTTTAGGGGATGAAGGGTCCGCTTTCTGGATTGGAAAAGAATTTTTGCGGATGCAATATCAGATTATTCCTGAGATTCATGTGGTCCGCCGTTACATCACGGGACCTGATGCCGTAAAAAAAATCGCCGGAGTAGCTAAAAAAGTGCTCGCCGTTTCGCAAAAGAAACCCGGATCCTACGAGCGGCGTATTGCCGATGAAGCTCTCATCCACCTTCGAGAATTGGTGAAAGAAATCCGATTTAAACTCAAACTACCGCCAGACACCCCCGTTCATTTGACCGGGGGACTTTTTAACAACAAGTTCTTTAAGAACCGGTGTAAAAAGTTTCTATCCCGCGTTTAAGCAACCTTTTCTCTTTGGAGCGTCGATGACGCGTTTTGACGTCTTTGTAAAGCTTGTGAATTTGACCTTCCACTATCTTGGCGGCGGCATCAATGGCGTCAAGCATGGTTTCTCCATTTTTTTTCACATCGATGGTTTTCCGTGGGACTTTAACCTTCACATGACAGGTTTCGGAACCTTTTAAGTGATGACGG
Coding sequences within:
- the murK gene encoding N-acetylmuramic acid/N-acetylglucosamine kinase; its protein translation is MNLFADIGGTNIRFWTEGTGRKIEKLVLGMRGVWTPQEKKHWKNKFRHLAPIVHVLSDIELAHELAFGKNPGIVLNAGTGSIAFGRSQKGKTARTGGLGPLLGDEGSAFWIGKEFLRMQYQIIPEIHVVRRYITGPDAVKKIAGVAKKVLAVSQKKPGSYERRIADEALIHLRELVKEIRFKLKLPPDTPVHLTGGLFNNKFFKNRCKKFLSRV